A genomic segment from Bacillus cereus G9842 encodes:
- the tsaE gene encoding tRNA (adenosine(37)-N6)-threonylcarbamoyltransferase complex ATPase subunit type 1 TsaE, producing MSKYEVTTKSSAETQRLSEKLGELVEAQDVIILEGDLGAGKTTFTKGLAKGLGVKRVVNSPTFNIIKEYKGRLPLYHMDVYRLAESEEDLGFDEYFYGEGITVVEWAHLIEAYLPNEKLQISLFHAGDDTRKIILEPIGDRYIRLCEELLQDESTSN from the coding sequence GTGAGCAAATATGAAGTAACAACAAAATCTTCTGCGGAAACACAAAGATTATCAGAAAAACTAGGTGAACTCGTAGAGGCACAAGATGTAATTATTTTAGAAGGAGATCTTGGAGCTGGTAAGACGACTTTTACAAAGGGACTAGCAAAAGGTCTTGGAGTGAAAAGAGTTGTAAATAGTCCTACCTTTAATATTATTAAAGAATATAAAGGAAGATTACCGCTATATCATATGGACGTGTATCGCTTAGCAGAAAGCGAAGAGGACTTAGGCTTTGATGAGTATTTCTACGGTGAAGGAATTACGGTAGTGGAATGGGCTCATTTAATAGAAGCATATTTACCGAATGAAAAGTTACAAATTAGTTTATTCCATGCGGGAGATGACACAAGAAAAATTATACTCGAGCCAATTGGAGATCGCTATATTAGATTATGTGAGGAGCTATTACAAGATGAAAGTACTAGCAATTGA
- the tsaB gene encoding tRNA (adenosine(37)-N6)-threonylcarbamoyltransferase complex dimerization subunit type 1 TsaB, producing the protein MKVLAIDTSNYVMGVSLIEEGKVIGEIITNLTKNHSVRLMPAVEQLLKECGVKPKELTKIVVAAGPGSYTGVRIGVTAAKTLAWSLQIPIVGVSSLEVVAANGANFNGLICPLFDGRRGQIYTGLYTYEGEQLTSIEEDRIILIVDWLQMLKDKGQPVLFIGNDVKLHKETIIEYLGDQAVFAPFTKNNPRPSELAFLGLQKEEHDVHTFVPSYLRLAEAETKWLESQNK; encoded by the coding sequence ATGAAAGTACTAGCAATTGATACTTCAAATTACGTAATGGGTGTATCCCTTATTGAGGAAGGAAAAGTGATTGGGGAAATCATTACAAATTTGACGAAAAACCATTCTGTACGTCTTATGCCAGCTGTAGAGCAACTGTTAAAAGAATGTGGTGTAAAACCGAAGGAATTAACTAAAATCGTTGTAGCTGCTGGACCTGGATCATATACAGGTGTTCGCATAGGCGTGACAGCGGCAAAAACATTAGCTTGGTCACTTCAAATACCAATTGTAGGTGTATCAAGTTTAGAGGTAGTAGCTGCAAACGGTGCTAACTTTAATGGATTAATTTGTCCTTTATTTGATGGAAGGCGTGGGCAAATCTATACTGGATTATATACATACGAAGGAGAGCAGTTAACTTCAATAGAAGAAGACCGAATTATTCTTATTGTAGACTGGTTGCAAATGTTAAAAGATAAAGGACAGCCTGTTTTATTTATCGGTAATGATGTTAAATTGCATAAAGAAACAATTATAGAATATTTAGGTGATCAAGCTGTATTCGCTCCTTTTACTAAAAATAATCCAAGACCAAGTGAGCTAGCATTTTTAGGATTACAAAAAGAAGAACATGATGTGCATACGTTTGTTCCGAGCTATCTTCGTTTAGCTGAAGCTGAAACAAAGTGGTTAGAAAGTCAAAACAAGTAG
- the rimI gene encoding ribosomal protein S18-alanine N-acetyltransferase — MDMIFRKMELDDIAQIVAIEEVSFSTPWTADAFHRELTMNEHAHYIVLEKDGRVIGYCGLWIIIDESHITNIAILPEYRGQKLGDALLKAVISEAKELGVKTMTLEVRVSNEVAKQLYKKYGFQNGGIRKRYYADNQEDGLVMWVNI; from the coding sequence ATGGATATGATATTTAGAAAGATGGAACTTGATGATATTGCTCAAATTGTAGCTATTGAAGAAGTATCTTTTTCAACTCCTTGGACTGCAGATGCTTTTCACCGTGAATTAACGATGAATGAACATGCACATTATATTGTGTTAGAAAAAGATGGTCGTGTAATCGGGTATTGTGGATTGTGGATAATTATTGATGAATCACATATAACAAATATAGCTATTTTGCCAGAATACCGAGGTCAAAAGTTAGGAGATGCCTTATTGAAAGCAGTTATTTCAGAAGCGAAAGAACTAGGGGTAAAAACAATGACGCTTGAAGTACGTGTATCAAATGAAGTAGCAAAGCAGTTATACAAAAAATATGGATTTCAAAATGGTGGAATTCGTAAACGATACTATGCAGACAATCAGGAAGATGGTCTTGTAATGTGGGTGAATATATAA
- the tsaD gene encoding tRNA (adenosine(37)-N6)-threonylcarbamoyltransferase complex transferase subunit TsaD — protein MEKNTIILGIETSCDETAVAVVKNGTEIIANVVASQIESHKRFGGVVPEIASRHHVEEITVVLEEALKEANITFDDIDAIAVTEGPGLVGALLIGVNAAKAVAFAHDIPLVGVHHIAGHIYANRLVKEVQFPLLSLVVSGGHTELVYMKEHGSFEVIGETRDDAAGEAYDKVARTLSMPYPGGPHIDRLAHEGEPTIDLPRAWLEPDSYDFSFSGLKSAVINTVHNAKQRGIEIKPEDLAASFQESVIDVLVTKAARAAAAYNVKQLLLAGGVAANKGLRARLEEEFAKKENIELIIPPLSLCTDNAAMIAAAGTIAYEQGKRATLALNANPGLDIEA, from the coding sequence ATGGAAAAAAATACGATTATACTTGGGATTGAAACGAGCTGTGATGAAACAGCGGTAGCGGTTGTTAAAAATGGGACGGAAATTATTGCGAATGTCGTTGCATCACAAATTGAAAGTCATAAACGTTTTGGCGGCGTTGTACCAGAGATTGCATCCCGTCATCATGTAGAAGAAATTACAGTTGTGTTAGAAGAAGCTTTAAAAGAAGCAAACATAACATTTGATGATATTGATGCAATCGCTGTAACAGAAGGGCCTGGTTTAGTAGGAGCACTTCTAATTGGGGTAAATGCAGCGAAGGCAGTAGCTTTTGCACATGATATTCCGCTAGTCGGTGTTCATCATATTGCTGGTCATATTTATGCGAACCGTTTAGTAAAAGAAGTGCAATTCCCGCTATTATCACTTGTTGTATCTGGTGGGCATACAGAACTTGTTTATATGAAAGAACATGGTTCATTTGAAGTAATTGGTGAAACGCGAGATGATGCAGCTGGAGAAGCATATGATAAAGTAGCTCGTACGTTATCTATGCCATATCCAGGTGGTCCTCATATTGATCGCCTTGCACATGAAGGAGAACCAACAATTGATTTGCCTCGTGCATGGCTAGAACCGGATTCATATGATTTTAGCTTTAGTGGATTGAAATCAGCAGTTATCAACACTGTGCATAACGCGAAACAACGTGGTATAGAAATTAAACCAGAAGATTTAGCGGCAAGTTTCCAAGAAAGTGTAATAGATGTACTTGTAACGAAAGCAGCTCGTGCAGCAGCAGCTTATAATGTAAAGCAATTACTTCTTGCTGGTGGAGTAGCTGCTAATAAAGGACTTCGTGCCCGATTAGAAGAAGAATTTGCAAAAAAAGAAAACATTGAACTAATTATTCCACCGCTATCTTTATGCACAGATAATGCAGCAATGATTGCAGCGGCAGGGACAATTGCGTATGAACAAGGCAAGCGTGCAACATTAGCCTTAAATGCGAATCCAGGATTAGATATTGAAGCATAG
- a CDS encoding ABC-F family ATP-binding cassette domain-containing protein produces MILLQVNGLSKLYGAETILANIKLEVQTKDRIALVGRNGAGKSTLLKIIAGELSHDGGEIIKPKDVSIGYLAQNTGLETSLTIWDEMLTVFTHLQQMETKLRKLEQEMGKEENFSNEAIYERLLADYDQLQLNYKDQGGYQYEADIRSILSGLGFPVETHQTTISTLSGGQKTRLALGKLLLTKPDLLILDEPTNHLDIETLTWLEQYLQGYPGAILIVSHDRYFLDKLVTQVYEISNKESRRFVGNYSKYLDLKSALYDQEMKRYEKQQDEIAKLEDFVQKNIARASTTKRAQSRRKQLDRMELLTRPLGDSKSASFHFDIEKQSGNDVLQVKDATIGYEEDPIIEHVTMRLTRGDSVALVGPNGIGKSTLLKSIVNKLPLLNGNVSFGSNVSVGYYDQEQANLTSSKRVLNELWDEYPLQPEKEIRTILGNFLFTGDDVLKPVSSLSGGQKARLALAKLMMQKSNLLILDEPTNHLDLNSKEILENALIDYPGTLLFVSHDRYFINRVTTTVVELSTEGAQEYLGDYDYYVEKKNEMIERAAFEQQEQQENQAPVQKTVAQEKLNYLEGKERKQLERQRTRKIEELEQNIVNLEEEIATLEDQLCLPEIYADYEKASEITTKKQTLQEQLETCMAEWEELHV; encoded by the coding sequence TTGATTTTATTACAAGTAAATGGACTTTCGAAATTATACGGTGCAGAAACAATTCTTGCAAACATAAAATTGGAAGTACAAACAAAAGATCGTATCGCATTAGTTGGAAGGAATGGAGCTGGAAAATCTACATTATTAAAAATTATCGCTGGTGAGTTATCACATGATGGTGGCGAAATTATAAAACCGAAAGATGTCTCAATCGGGTATTTAGCTCAAAATACTGGCCTAGAAACGTCTTTAACAATTTGGGATGAAATGCTAACCGTCTTTACCCACTTACAGCAAATGGAGACAAAACTTCGAAAGCTTGAGCAAGAAATGGGAAAAGAAGAAAACTTTTCAAACGAAGCTATATATGAAAGATTGTTAGCTGATTATGACCAATTGCAACTCAATTATAAAGATCAAGGTGGATATCAATACGAAGCGGATATTCGCTCCATTTTAAGCGGCCTTGGCTTCCCAGTTGAAACACACCAGACGACGATCTCTACTTTAAGTGGCGGGCAAAAAACAAGATTAGCTCTCGGGAAATTATTATTAACAAAACCAGACTTACTTATTTTGGACGAGCCTACAAACCATTTAGACATTGAAACATTAACATGGCTTGAGCAATATTTACAAGGTTATCCTGGCGCAATATTAATCGTTTCCCATGACCGTTATTTCTTAGACAAACTCGTTACACAAGTATATGAAATTTCGAATAAAGAAAGCAGACGATTTGTTGGTAACTACAGTAAATATTTAGACTTAAAATCAGCATTATATGATCAAGAAATGAAACGTTACGAAAAACAACAAGATGAAATCGCAAAACTTGAGGACTTCGTTCAAAAGAATATAGCTCGCGCTTCTACAACGAAACGTGCTCAAAGTCGCCGTAAACAACTAGACAGAATGGAATTATTAACGAGACCATTAGGGGATTCTAAGTCAGCATCATTCCACTTCGATATTGAAAAGCAAAGTGGAAATGATGTTTTACAAGTAAAAGATGCAACCATCGGCTATGAGGAGGACCCTATAATTGAACACGTAACTATGCGCTTAACTCGCGGAGATAGTGTTGCCTTAGTTGGTCCAAACGGAATTGGGAAATCCACATTATTAAAATCTATTGTGAATAAGTTACCACTATTAAATGGTAATGTTTCTTTCGGATCAAATGTATCTGTTGGCTATTATGACCAAGAACAAGCAAATTTAACATCTTCTAAACGGGTTTTAAATGAACTATGGGATGAATATCCACTGCAACCTGAAAAAGAAATCCGTACTATACTCGGGAATTTTTTATTCACAGGAGATGATGTACTGAAACCAGTATCTTCCCTTAGTGGTGGACAAAAAGCTCGATTAGCTCTTGCGAAACTTATGATGCAAAAGTCAAATTTATTAATTCTGGATGAGCCTACGAACCACCTTGATTTAAATAGTAAAGAGATTTTAGAGAATGCTTTAATTGATTATCCAGGGACTCTTCTATTTGTCTCACATGACCGCTACTTTATTAACCGTGTAACAACGACTGTGGTTGAGTTATCAACAGAAGGCGCACAGGAATATTTAGGGGATTACGATTACTATGTGGAGAAGAAAAATGAAATGATTGAACGTGCAGCATTTGAACAACAAGAACAGCAAGAAAATCAGGCACCTGTTCAAAAAACTGTAGCTCAAGAAAAATTAAATTATCTCGAAGGAAAAGAGCGTAAACAATTAGAACGTCAACGCACTCGAAAAATTGAAGAGCTAGAACAAAATATCGTAAACTTAGAAGAAGAAATTGCTACGTTAGAAGATCAACTTTGCTTACCAGAAATATATGCAGATTATGAAAAAGCTAGTGAAATTACAACTAAAAAACAAACGCTACAAGAACAGCTTGAAACTTGTATGGCAGAGTGGGAAGAGCTGCATGTATAA
- a CDS encoding redox-sensing transcriptional repressor Rex, whose amino-acid sequence MDQQKIPQATAKRLPLYYRFIQNLSLSGKQRVSSAELSEAVKVDSATIRRDFSYFGALGKKGYGYNVNYLLSFFRETLDQDDITRVALIGVGNLGTAFLHYNFTKNNNTKIEMAFDVSEEKVGTEIGGIPVYHLDELEERLSNDIQVAILTVPATVAQAVADRLAETSVHGILNFTPARLNVSENIRIHHIDLAVELQTLVYFLKNYPQ is encoded by the coding sequence ATGGATCAGCAAAAGATTCCACAAGCCACTGCTAAAAGATTGCCTCTATACTATCGATTTATCCAAAACTTATCTCTTTCTGGTAAGCAGCGTGTTTCATCGGCCGAATTGAGTGAAGCGGTAAAAGTAGATTCCGCAACAATACGAAGAGATTTTTCGTATTTTGGAGCATTAGGGAAAAAGGGATATGGATATAACGTAAATTATTTATTATCATTTTTCCGCGAAACACTTGATCAAGATGATATAACGCGTGTAGCACTTATTGGAGTAGGTAATTTAGGGACCGCTTTCTTACATTATAATTTCACGAAAAACAATAATACAAAAATTGAAATGGCATTTGATGTTAGTGAAGAGAAAGTTGGAACAGAAATCGGGGGCATTCCTGTATATCATTTAGATGAATTAGAAGAGAGATTATCAAATGATATACAAGTGGCAATATTAACAGTACCGGCTACAGTAGCACAAGCTGTAGCAGATAGATTAGCTGAAACGAGCGTGCACGGTATTTTGAATTTCACACCAGCACGATTAAACGTATCAGAGAATATTAGAATTCATCATATTGATTTAGCTGTAGAGTTACAAACATTAGTTTACTTTTTGAAAAACTATCCACAATAA
- a CDS encoding YdiK family protein, which translates to MRNSPLFMAALYFLLGCIFTRFAITNVTDTIWNVWTILFAVMATIDFNLALRLILVKFTKKKQ; encoded by the coding sequence ATGAGAAACTCACCATTGTTCATGGCTGCACTATACTTCCTTCTTGGATGTATCTTTACACGCTTCGCCATTACGAACGTGACAGATACAATCTGGAATGTGTGGACAATACTATTTGCAGTTATGGCAACAATTGATTTTAATTTGGCACTTCGCCTTATATTAGTTAAATTCACAAAGAAGAAACAATAA
- a CDS encoding CPBP family intramembrane glutamic endopeptidase → MKKQYWWIIVTYILMQLSGAVGLPLLLKTGLYDNRGFTIEEKGQIIMGHWAIISFFVALCIVLWLLRTDIRDRHLDATRSSVPATIGWIFIGLFLAFFSQIVAGMIEMQLLGIKQGSENTMKLMEIARTTPWFLIVVSIIGPILEEIVFRKILFGALYKKFNFFIAAIISSLVFAAIHFDFTHLLVYTAMGLVFAFLYVKTKRIIVPIAAHVAMNTLVAIGQIFMSNEQIQEMIKEAEKMQGFIGGFFV, encoded by the coding sequence TTGAAGAAACAATACTGGTGGATTATCGTTACATACATTTTAATGCAATTATCTGGCGCTGTTGGATTACCACTTCTCCTAAAAACAGGACTCTATGATAATAGAGGATTTACCATTGAGGAAAAAGGACAAATCATAATGGGACACTGGGCAATTATTAGCTTCTTTGTTGCATTATGTATCGTACTTTGGTTACTTAGAACAGATATTCGCGACAGACATTTAGATGCAACGCGCTCTTCTGTTCCAGCTACAATTGGGTGGATTTTCATCGGATTATTCTTAGCTTTCTTTTCACAAATAGTTGCCGGTATGATCGAGATGCAGCTACTAGGAATTAAACAAGGTTCAGAAAATACAATGAAACTGATGGAAATTGCACGAACTACTCCTTGGTTCCTTATTGTTGTATCTATAATCGGACCTATCTTAGAAGAAATCGTATTTAGAAAAATTCTATTCGGTGCACTTTATAAGAAGTTCAACTTCTTTATTGCAGCTATCATTAGTTCACTTGTATTCGCAGCAATTCATTTTGATTTTACTCACTTATTGGTATACACTGCTATGGGGCTCGTATTCGCCTTCTTATATGTGAAGACGAAGCGCATTATCGTTCCTATTGCAGCTCATGTTGCGATGAATACATTAGTCGCTATTGGGCAAATTTTTATGAGCAATGAGCAAATTCAAGAAATGATTAAAGAAGCTGAAAAAATGCAAGGATTTATCGGAGGATTTTTTGTATGA
- the groES gene encoding co-chaperone GroES → MLKPLGDRVVIELVQAEEKTASGIVLPDTAKEKPQEGKVVAVGTGRVLENGERVALEVAAGDLIIFSKYAGTEVKYEGTDYLILRESDILAVIG, encoded by the coding sequence ATGCTAAAGCCATTAGGTGATCGCGTTGTAATTGAGCTTGTTCAAGCAGAAGAAAAAACAGCAAGTGGTATTGTATTACCAGACACTGCAAAAGAAAAACCACAAGAGGGTAAAGTTGTTGCAGTAGGTACTGGTCGAGTGCTTGAAAATGGTGAGCGTGTTGCTTTAGAGGTAGCAGCAGGTGATCTTATCATCTTCTCAAAATATGCAGGTACTGAAGTGAAATATGAAGGTACAGACTACTTGATTTTACGTGAAAGTGACATTTTAGCAGTTATCGGTTAA
- the groL gene encoding chaperonin GroEL (60 kDa chaperone family; promotes refolding of misfolded polypeptides especially under stressful conditions; forms two stacked rings of heptamers to form a barrel-shaped 14mer; ends can be capped by GroES; misfolded proteins enter the barrel where they are refolded when GroES binds) codes for MAKDIKFSEEARRSMLRGVDTLANAVKVTLGPKGRNVVLEKKFGSPLITNDGVTIAKEIELEDAFENMGAKLVAEVASKTNDVAGDGTTTATVLAQAMIREGLKNVTAGANPMGLRKGIEKAVTAAIEELKTISKPIEGKSSIAQVAAISAADEEVGQLIAEAMERVGNDGVITLEESKGFTTELDVVEGMQFDRGYASPYMITDSDKMEAVLDNPYILITDKKISNIQEILPVLEQVVQQGKPLLIIAEDVEGEALATLVVNKLRGTFNVVAVKAPGFGDRRKAMLEDIAILTGGEVITEELGRDLKSATVESLGRAGKVVVTKENTTVVEGIGNTEQIAARIGQIRAQLEETTSEFDREKLQERLAKLAGGVAVIKVGAATETELKERKLRIEDALNSTRAAVEEGIVAGGGTSLMNVYTKVASIVAEGDEATGINIVLRALEEPVRQIAINAGLEGSVVVERLKGEKVGVGFNAATGEWVNMLESGIVDPAKVTRSALQNAASVAAMFLTTEAVVADKPEPNAPAMPDMGGMGMGGMGGMM; via the coding sequence ATGGCAAAAGATATTAAATTTAGTGAAGAAGCACGTCGTTCGATGCTTCGCGGTGTCGACACTCTTGCAAACGCAGTAAAAGTAACGCTTGGACCAAAAGGTCGTAACGTTGTACTTGAGAAAAAATTCGGTTCACCACTTATTACAAATGATGGTGTAACAATCGCAAAAGAAATCGAATTAGAAGATGCATTCGAAAACATGGGTGCGAAATTAGTAGCAGAAGTTGCTAGCAAAACAAATGATGTAGCTGGTGACGGAACAACAACTGCAACTGTATTAGCGCAAGCTATGATTCGTGAAGGTCTTAAAAACGTAACAGCTGGTGCTAACCCAATGGGTCTTCGTAAAGGTATCGAAAAAGCTGTTACTGCTGCAATTGAAGAATTAAAAACGATTTCTAAACCAATCGAAGGCAAATCTTCTATCGCGCAAGTAGCTGCTATTTCTGCAGCTGACGAAGAAGTAGGTCAATTAATCGCTGAAGCAATGGAGCGCGTTGGTAACGATGGCGTTATTACTTTAGAAGAGTCTAAAGGATTCACAACAGAATTAGACGTAGTAGAAGGTATGCAATTTGATCGTGGATATGCATCTCCTTACATGATTACTGATTCTGACAAAATGGAAGCAGTTCTTGATAACCCATACATCTTAATTACTGACAAAAAGATTTCTAACATCCAAGAAATCTTACCAGTATTAGAGCAAGTGGTACAACAAGGTAAACCACTTCTTATCATTGCTGAAGATGTAGAAGGCGAAGCTTTAGCTACATTAGTAGTGAACAAACTTCGTGGTACATTCAACGTAGTAGCTGTTAAAGCTCCTGGATTTGGTGACCGTCGTAAAGCAATGCTAGAAGATATCGCAATCTTAACTGGTGGCGAAGTAATCACTGAAGAATTAGGTCGTGACTTAAAATCTGCTACAGTTGAATCTTTAGGACGCGCTGGTAAAGTTGTTGTTACAAAAGAAAACACAACTGTAGTTGAAGGTATTGGAAATACAGAGCAAATCGCAGCTCGTATCGGTCAAATCCGTGCGCAATTAGAAGAAACAACTTCTGAATTCGATCGTGAAAAATTACAAGAGCGTCTTGCTAAACTAGCAGGTGGCGTAGCGGTAATTAAAGTAGGTGCAGCAACTGAAACTGAGTTAAAAGAGCGCAAACTTCGCATTGAAGATGCACTTAACTCAACTCGTGCAGCAGTAGAAGAAGGTATCGTTGCAGGTGGTGGTACTTCACTTATGAACGTATACACGAAAGTAGCTTCTATCGTAGCTGAAGGCGACGAAGCAACAGGTATCAACATCGTACTTCGCGCACTAGAAGAGCCAGTTCGTCAAATCGCAATCAACGCTGGTCTAGAAGGATCTGTAGTTGTAGAGCGTCTAAAAGGCGAAAAAGTAGGCGTTGGTTTCAATGCAGCTACTGGCGAATGGGTTAACATGCTTGAGTCTGGTATCGTAGATCCAGCTAAAGTAACTCGTTCTGCACTTCAAAACGCAGCATCTGTTGCAGCTATGTTCTTAACAACTGAAGCTGTAGTAGCTGACAAGCCAGAACCAAATGCACCAGCAATGCCTGACATGGGCGGCATGGGCATGGGCGGTATGGGCGGAATGATGTAA
- the guaA gene encoding glutamine-hydrolyzing GMP synthase, with protein MKKQHDTIIVLDFGSQYNQLIARRIREFGVYSELHPHTITAEEIKAMNPKGIIFSGGPNSVYGEGALHCDEKIFELGLPIFGICYGMQLMTQHFGGKVERANHREYGKAVLKVENESKLYANLPEEQVVWMSHGDLVTGLPEGFVVDATSESCPIAGMSNEEKNLYGVQFHPEVRHSEHGNDLIKNFVFGVCGCSEGWNMENFIEVELEKIRETVGDKKVLCALSGGVDSSVVAVLIHKAIGDQLTCIFVDHGLLRKGEAEGVMKTFSEGFHMNVIKVDAQERFMNKLKGVEDPEQKRKIIGNEFIYVFDDEASKLQGMDFLAQGTLYTDIVESGTATAQTIKSHHNVGGLPEDMQFKLIEPLNTLFKDEVRVLGSELGIPDEIVWRQPFPGPGLGIRVLGEITEEKLEIVRESDAILREEIIKAGLDREIWQYFTALPGMRSVGVMGDERTYDYTVGIRAVTSIDGMTADWARIPWDVLEKISVRIVNEVKHVNRIVYDVTSKPPATIEWE; from the coding sequence TTGAAGAAGCAACACGATACAATTATCGTTTTAGATTTTGGAAGTCAATACAATCAGTTAATAGCACGTCGAATTCGTGAGTTCGGTGTATACAGTGAACTTCATCCACATACAATTACTGCAGAAGAAATTAAAGCAATGAATCCAAAAGGGATTATTTTCTCTGGTGGACCAAATAGCGTATACGGTGAAGGTGCATTACATTGTGATGAAAAAATCTTCGAACTAGGATTACCGATTTTCGGTATCTGTTACGGTATGCAGCTTATGACACAACACTTCGGTGGTAAAGTAGAGCGTGCCAACCACCGTGAGTACGGAAAAGCTGTTCTTAAAGTAGAGAACGAATCAAAATTATATGCGAACCTTCCAGAAGAGCAAGTTGTATGGATGAGCCATGGCGACTTAGTAACTGGTTTACCTGAAGGATTTGTAGTAGACGCAACAAGTGAGTCTTGTCCAATTGCTGGTATGAGCAATGAAGAGAAAAACTTATACGGTGTACAATTCCACCCAGAAGTACGTCACTCTGAGCACGGTAACGATTTAATTAAAAACTTCGTATTCGGTGTATGTGGTTGTTCTGAAGGATGGAACATGGAGAACTTTATCGAAGTAGAACTAGAGAAAATTCGTGAAACTGTTGGAGACAAAAAAGTACTATGCGCACTTAGCGGCGGTGTAGACTCTTCTGTTGTAGCAGTATTAATTCATAAAGCAATCGGCGATCAATTAACATGTATTTTCGTTGACCATGGTTTACTTCGTAAAGGTGAAGCGGAAGGCGTTATGAAAACATTCAGCGAAGGCTTCCACATGAACGTTATTAAAGTGGATGCACAAGAACGTTTCATGAACAAGTTAAAAGGTGTAGAAGATCCAGAACAAAAACGTAAAATCATTGGTAATGAATTCATTTACGTATTTGATGATGAAGCTTCTAAATTACAAGGTATGGACTTCTTAGCACAAGGTACACTTTACACAGACATCGTTGAAAGTGGTACAGCAACTGCACAAACAATTAAATCTCACCATAACGTTGGTGGACTTCCAGAAGACATGCAGTTCAAATTAATTGAGCCTTTAAATACGTTATTTAAAGATGAAGTACGTGTATTAGGATCTGAACTAGGAATTCCTGATGAAATCGTATGGCGTCAACCATTCCCAGGTCCTGGTCTTGGTATTCGTGTATTAGGTGAAATCACAGAAGAGAAATTAGAAATCGTTCGTGAATCTGATGCGATTTTACGTGAAGAAATTATTAAAGCAGGATTAGACCGCGAAATCTGGCAATACTTCACTGCGCTTCCTGGCATGCGTAGCGTAGGTGTTATGGGTGACGAGCGTACTTACGATTACACAGTAGGTATCCGTGCAGTAACATCTATTGACGGTATGACAGCTGACTGGGCACGTATCCCTTGGGACGTACTAGAGAAAATCTCTGTTCGTATCGTAAACGAAGTAAAACACGTTAACCGTATCGTGTATGATGTAACGAGTAAGCCACCAGCAACTATTGAGTGGGAATAG